In one Gopherus evgoodei ecotype Sinaloan lineage chromosome 1, rGopEvg1_v1.p, whole genome shotgun sequence genomic region, the following are encoded:
- the PICK1 gene encoding PRKCA-binding protein isoform X1 has product MFGDLDYDIEEDKLGIPTVPGTVTLKKDAQNLIGISIGGGAQCCPCLYIVQVFDNTPAALDGTVAAGDEITGVNGKSVKGKTKVEVAKMIQVVKEEVTIHYNKLQADPKQGKSLDIVLKKVKHRLVENMSSGTADALGLSRAILCNDGLVKRLEELERTAELYKGMTEHTKSLLRAFFELSQTHRAFGDVFSVIGVREPQPAASEAFVKFADAHRSIEKFGIRLLKTIKPMLTDLNTYLNKAIPDTRLTIKKYLDVKFEYLSYCLKVKEMDDEEYSCTALGEPLYRVSTGNYEYRLVLRCRQEARTRFARMRKDVLEKIELLDQKHVQDIVFQLQRFVSTMSKYNDDCYAVLRDADVFPIEVDLARTTLSYGLKDVFSDGAEEEEEAGEREARRKEEANGEKLIDDA; this is encoded by the exons ATGTTTGGAGACTTGGACTATGACATTGAGGAGGATAAGCT TGGGATCCCCACCGTTCCTGGGACAGTAACCTTGAAGAAGGATGCTCAGAATCTGATTGGGATTAGCATTGGGGGAGGAGCACAGTGCTGTCCCTGTCTCTATATTGTTCAG GTGTTTGATAACACTCCAGCAGCGCTAGATGGAACTGTGGCGGCTGGCGATGAAATCACGGGAGTGAATGGGAAGTCAGTAAAAGGGAAAACCAAAGTCGAGGTAGCCAAAATGATACAGGTGGTAAAG GAAGAAGTGACGATTCACTACAACAAACTCCAAGCCGACCCAAAGCAGGGAAAGTCCTTGGATATTG TGTTGAAGAAAGTGAAGCACCGATTGGTGGAGAACATGAGCTCGGGTACAGCAGATGCCTTGGGACTAAGCCGAGCCATCCTCTGCAACG ATGGACTGGTGAagaggctggaggagctggagagAACCGCAGAGCTGTATAAAG GCATGACAGAGCACACCAAGAGTCTCCTTAGAGCTTTCTTTGAACTCTCCCAGACACACAGAG CGTTTGGAGATGTTTTCTCGGTCATTGGTGTACGGGAACCACAGCCAGCTGCCAGTGAAGCCTTTGTGAAATTTGCAGATGCCCATCGCAGCATCGAGAAATTTGGGATCCGCCTACTGAAAACTATCAAACCG ATGCTGACTGACCTGAACACGTACCTCAACAAAGCCATTCCCGACACAAGACTGACCATCAAAAAATACCTGGATGTCAAGTTTGAGTACTTG TCTTACTGCCTGAAAGTGAAGGAGATGGATGATGAGGAATACAGCTGCACT GCACTGGGTGAGCCCCTCTACAGGGTCAGCACTGGGAACTATGAGTATCGCTTAGTCCTACGCTGCCGCCAGGAAGCACGCACGCGCTTTGCCAGGATGAGGAAGGATGTGCTGGAGAAGATTGAACTGCTGGACCAGAAACATG TGCAGGACATCGTGTTCCAGCTCCAGCGCTTTGTCTCCACCATGTCCAAGTACAATGATGACTGCTACGCCGTGCTCCGGGACGCAGATGTCTTTCCCATCGAAGTGGATCTAGCACGCACCACCCTGAGCTATGGTCTGAAGGACGTCTTCTCagatggggcagaggaggaagaggaagcaggAGAGCGAGAGGCCAGGAGGAAGGAGGAAGCAAATGGTGAAAAACTTATTGATGATGCCTGA
- the PICK1 gene encoding PRKCA-binding protein isoform X2, giving the protein MFGDLDYDIEEDKLGIPTVPGTVTLKKDAQNLIGISIGGGAQCCPCLYIVQVFDNTPAALDGTVAAGDEITGVNGKSVKGKTKVEVAKMIQVVKEEVTIHYNKLQADPKQGKSLDIVLKKVKHRLVENMSSGTADALGLSRAILCNDGLVKRLEELERTAELYKGMTEHTKSLLRAFFELSQTHRAFGDVFSVIGVREPQPAASEAFVKFADAHRSIEKFGIRLLKTIKPMLTDLNTYLNKAIPDTRLTIKKYLDVKFEYLALGEPLYRVSTGNYEYRLVLRCRQEARTRFARMRKDVLEKIELLDQKHVQDIVFQLQRFVSTMSKYNDDCYAVLRDADVFPIEVDLARTTLSYGLKDVFSDGAEEEEEAGEREARRKEEANGEKLIDDA; this is encoded by the exons ATGTTTGGAGACTTGGACTATGACATTGAGGAGGATAAGCT TGGGATCCCCACCGTTCCTGGGACAGTAACCTTGAAGAAGGATGCTCAGAATCTGATTGGGATTAGCATTGGGGGAGGAGCACAGTGCTGTCCCTGTCTCTATATTGTTCAG GTGTTTGATAACACTCCAGCAGCGCTAGATGGAACTGTGGCGGCTGGCGATGAAATCACGGGAGTGAATGGGAAGTCAGTAAAAGGGAAAACCAAAGTCGAGGTAGCCAAAATGATACAGGTGGTAAAG GAAGAAGTGACGATTCACTACAACAAACTCCAAGCCGACCCAAAGCAGGGAAAGTCCTTGGATATTG TGTTGAAGAAAGTGAAGCACCGATTGGTGGAGAACATGAGCTCGGGTACAGCAGATGCCTTGGGACTAAGCCGAGCCATCCTCTGCAACG ATGGACTGGTGAagaggctggaggagctggagagAACCGCAGAGCTGTATAAAG GCATGACAGAGCACACCAAGAGTCTCCTTAGAGCTTTCTTTGAACTCTCCCAGACACACAGAG CGTTTGGAGATGTTTTCTCGGTCATTGGTGTACGGGAACCACAGCCAGCTGCCAGTGAAGCCTTTGTGAAATTTGCAGATGCCCATCGCAGCATCGAGAAATTTGGGATCCGCCTACTGAAAACTATCAAACCG ATGCTGACTGACCTGAACACGTACCTCAACAAAGCCATTCCCGACACAAGACTGACCATCAAAAAATACCTGGATGTCAAGTTTGAGTACTTG GCACTGGGTGAGCCCCTCTACAGGGTCAGCACTGGGAACTATGAGTATCGCTTAGTCCTACGCTGCCGCCAGGAAGCACGCACGCGCTTTGCCAGGATGAGGAAGGATGTGCTGGAGAAGATTGAACTGCTGGACCAGAAACATG TGCAGGACATCGTGTTCCAGCTCCAGCGCTTTGTCTCCACCATGTCCAAGTACAATGATGACTGCTACGCCGTGCTCCGGGACGCAGATGTCTTTCCCATCGAAGTGGATCTAGCACGCACCACCCTGAGCTATGGTCTGAAGGACGTCTTCTCagatggggcagaggaggaagaggaagcaggAGAGCGAGAGGCCAGGAGGAAGGAGGAAGCAAATGGTGAAAAACTTATTGATGATGCCTGA
- the PICK1 gene encoding PRKCA-binding protein isoform X3 yields MFGDLDYDIEEDKLGIPTVPGTVTLKKDAQNLIGISIGGGAQCCPCLYIVQVFDNTPAALDGTVAAGDEITGVNGKSVKGKTKVEVAKMIQVVKEEVTIHYNKLQADPKQGKSLDIVLKKVKHRLVENMSSGTADALGLSRAILCNDGLVKRLEELERTAELYKGMTEHTKSLLRAFFELSQTHRAFGDVFSVIGVREPQPAASEAFVKFADAHRSIEKFGIRLLKTIKPMLTDLNTYLNKAIPDTRLTIKKYLDVKFEYLSYCLKVKEMDDEEYSCTALGEPLYRVSTGNYEYRLVLRCRQEARTRFARMRKDVLEKIELLDQKHGHRVPAPALCLHHVQVQ; encoded by the exons ATGTTTGGAGACTTGGACTATGACATTGAGGAGGATAAGCT TGGGATCCCCACCGTTCCTGGGACAGTAACCTTGAAGAAGGATGCTCAGAATCTGATTGGGATTAGCATTGGGGGAGGAGCACAGTGCTGTCCCTGTCTCTATATTGTTCAG GTGTTTGATAACACTCCAGCAGCGCTAGATGGAACTGTGGCGGCTGGCGATGAAATCACGGGAGTGAATGGGAAGTCAGTAAAAGGGAAAACCAAAGTCGAGGTAGCCAAAATGATACAGGTGGTAAAG GAAGAAGTGACGATTCACTACAACAAACTCCAAGCCGACCCAAAGCAGGGAAAGTCCTTGGATATTG TGTTGAAGAAAGTGAAGCACCGATTGGTGGAGAACATGAGCTCGGGTACAGCAGATGCCTTGGGACTAAGCCGAGCCATCCTCTGCAACG ATGGACTGGTGAagaggctggaggagctggagagAACCGCAGAGCTGTATAAAG GCATGACAGAGCACACCAAGAGTCTCCTTAGAGCTTTCTTTGAACTCTCCCAGACACACAGAG CGTTTGGAGATGTTTTCTCGGTCATTGGTGTACGGGAACCACAGCCAGCTGCCAGTGAAGCCTTTGTGAAATTTGCAGATGCCCATCGCAGCATCGAGAAATTTGGGATCCGCCTACTGAAAACTATCAAACCG ATGCTGACTGACCTGAACACGTACCTCAACAAAGCCATTCCCGACACAAGACTGACCATCAAAAAATACCTGGATGTCAAGTTTGAGTACTTG TCTTACTGCCTGAAAGTGAAGGAGATGGATGATGAGGAATACAGCTGCACT GCACTGGGTGAGCCCCTCTACAGGGTCAGCACTGGGAACTATGAGTATCGCTTAGTCCTACGCTGCCGCCAGGAAGCACGCACGCGCTTTGCCAGGATGAGGAAGGATGTGCTGGAGAAGATTGAACTGCTGGACCAGAAACATG GACATCGTGTTCCAGCTCCAGCGCTTTGTCTCCACCATGTCCAAGTACAATGA